From a single Fulvivirga ulvae genomic region:
- a CDS encoding sulfotransferase family protein codes for MEKLPDFLIIGAGKSGTTSLDNYLKQHPDVFMSPVKEPDFFSYDRIDISTLDKDALAHYHTSITKIEDYLTLFKAAQPNQVIGETSNTYLVIKGTAETIKDYIPNVKLIAILRQPTERLYSRYLHLARENELPSPHFEDVLDRNSIWWVRNDLVREGFYYENLLRYYSLFPKENIRVYLNEDLKKDSNALMTDLFEFIGVRPLEAINDSVKYNKSGFIKNKFYDRTLGHNSIFKKAVKKMTPAPLYNKVKDNIWLQKMVNNLKNRNLEQPKLDIDLHKKITRDIYAEDIVKLQDLIGRDLSHWLK; via the coding sequence GTGGAAAAGTTACCTGACTTCTTAATCATTGGCGCCGGAAAATCCGGCACAACTTCGCTTGATAATTATTTAAAACAGCACCCTGATGTTTTTATGAGCCCGGTAAAAGAACCGGACTTTTTCTCCTATGACAGAATTGATATTTCAACACTGGATAAGGACGCTTTAGCACATTATCATACATCTATTACAAAAATAGAAGATTATTTAACATTATTCAAAGCTGCTCAACCAAATCAGGTAATTGGCGAAACATCGAATACTTATCTTGTAATTAAAGGAACGGCCGAGACAATCAAAGATTATATACCGAATGTAAAACTGATTGCAATACTAAGGCAACCAACAGAGCGACTGTATTCAAGGTATCTGCACCTGGCCCGTGAAAATGAACTACCCTCTCCGCACTTTGAAGATGTACTGGACCGCAATTCCATCTGGTGGGTAAGAAATGATTTGGTCAGGGAAGGTTTCTACTACGAAAATCTCTTAAGGTATTATAGTCTATTCCCCAAAGAAAACATACGGGTTTATTTAAATGAAGACCTGAAAAAGGACTCTAATGCCCTTATGACGGACCTTTTTGAATTTATCGGAGTCAGGCCTTTAGAGGCTATCAACGATTCGGTTAAATACAATAAGTCAGGCTTTATTAAAAACAAATTTTATGACCGGACCCTTGGGCACAACAGTATTTTTAAGAAAGCAGTAAAAAAGATGACTCCAGCGCCACTTTATAATAAGGTAAAGGATAACATTTGGCTGCAAAAAATGGTTAACAACCTCAAAAACAGAAATTTAGAGCAACCCAAGCTTGACATTGATCTACATAAAAAAATTACCAGGGATATCTACGCAGAAGATATAGTTAAGCTGCAGGATCTTATTGGCCGTGATCTGAGCCATTGGCTAAAATAG
- a CDS encoding glycosyltransferase: MIKGRDIVVIGIQPWDISIGSNCKNLAEEFAKNNRVLYVNEPLNRITSIRDKHTDEVRKRQDIIKGKQEGMVQVSDSLWTLYPKRMIESINWVPKSSLYTFLNKRNNKIFYEEIRQALDELSFENIILFNDSLMFLGFYATEMLLPDLSIYYIRDNLVSQDYFARHGLEMEPELAGKYDAVVGNSDYLVNYLKKHNEHSYMVGQGCDFSLFDRNKITRKPEDIRSIPGPVIGYLGFLTSMRLDIALMEHLAETMKEGSLVLVGPEDEDFKQSRLHDMDNVYFLGNKQSHELPEYIGAFDVAINPQAVNDLTIGNYPRKVDEYLAMGKPVVATYTEAMIYFENHVYLSKSADEFVLLVEKAIAENNDSVATERIAFAKSHTWENNAENIYRVMEQILDEKNINASPELKP; this comes from the coding sequence ATGATTAAAGGTAGAGATATTGTTGTAATAGGCATACAACCGTGGGACATATCAATAGGTAGTAACTGCAAGAACCTGGCTGAAGAATTTGCAAAAAACAACAGGGTGCTTTACGTCAATGAGCCACTCAACAGAATTACCAGCATACGCGACAAGCATACCGACGAAGTCAGGAAAAGGCAGGATATCATTAAAGGAAAGCAGGAAGGGATGGTTCAGGTATCGGACAGCCTTTGGACACTCTATCCCAAGAGAATGATAGAAAGTATTAACTGGGTCCCTAAGTCTTCGCTCTATACCTTTTTAAATAAACGCAACAATAAGATATTCTACGAAGAGATAAGACAAGCTCTGGACGAATTATCTTTTGAAAACATCATCCTGTTTAATGACAGTCTCATGTTTTTAGGCTTCTATGCCACCGAGATGCTATTGCCTGACCTGTCCATTTATTACATCCGTGATAACCTGGTTTCGCAGGATTATTTTGCCAGGCATGGTCTGGAAATGGAGCCTGAGTTGGCCGGTAAGTATGATGCTGTAGTGGGTAACTCTGATTATCTGGTCAATTACCTTAAAAAACATAATGAACATTCGTACATGGTTGGGCAGGGGTGCGATTTTTCATTGTTTGACAGGAATAAAATTACCCGTAAGCCTGAAGATATCAGGAGCATACCGGGACCTGTCATAGGTTATCTGGGTTTCCTTACCAGCATGCGGCTTGATATTGCATTAATGGAGCATTTGGCGGAAACGATGAAGGAGGGAAGCCTGGTGCTGGTGGGGCCTGAAGATGAGGATTTTAAACAGTCCCGCCTGCATGATATGGACAATGTTTATTTCCTGGGAAACAAGCAGTCGCACGAACTACCTGAATATATAGGAGCATTTGATGTTGCCATTAACCCTCAGGCTGTAAATGATCTTACAATCGGTAACTATCCCAGGAAAGTGGATGAATATCTGGCCATGGGGAAACCAGTAGTGGCAACATATACCGAAGCAATGATCTATTTTGAAAACCATGTTTATTTGAGCAAAAGTGCTGATGAATTTGTACTATTGGTCGAAAAGGCCATAGCTGAAAACAATGATAGTGTGGCTACCGAGAGAATAGCCTTTGCCAAATCGCATACCTGGGAAAATAATGCAGAAAATATTTACAGAGTAATGGAGCAAATATTAGATGAGAAAAATATAAACGCTTCCCCTGAATTAAAGCCATAG